From a region of the Helianthus annuus cultivar XRQ/B chromosome 5, HanXRQr2.0-SUNRISE, whole genome shotgun sequence genome:
- the LOC110942567 gene encoding uncharacterized protein LOC110942567: MTDDKDCGRKKEEVGSDHNSPYYIHASDYGLPEVGFIDGTIKKQESDATYMAWMRCDTMIKVWLHTAMEKDIRTSVKYASTAQEIWADLKERFGKETAPKAYEMKQSLSPIRQDGSSISAYYTKLRALWDEIQSVFSTPICNCGNCTCNIEKKMVELKDKVRLYEFLLGLDSNFGTIRTQILVMKSMTSLGATYHLVTDVERQRAVSGMNVTPR; this comes from the exons CACAACTCTCCATACTATATTCATGCCTCAGATTACGGATTACCCGAG GTGGGTTTCATAGACGGGACAATCAAGAAGCAGGAATCTGATGCAACTTACATGGCCTGGATGCGGTGTGACACAATGATCAAGGTTTGGCTGCATACCGCCATGGAGAAGGACATCAGAACCAGCGTGAAATACGCTTCGACTGCCCAAGAAATCTGGGCAGATTTGAAGGAACGATTTGGTAAAGAAACTGCCCCTAAGGCGTATGAAATGAAACAATCACTTAGTCCTATCCGACAAGACGGGTCATCAATCTCAGCATACTACACAAAGTTACGTGCATTATGGGATGAAATCCAATCAGTCTTCTCTACACCCATATGCAATTGTGGCAATTGCACTTGCAACATTGAGAAGAAAATGGTGGAACTAAAAGACAAAGTAAGGCTATACGAATTTCTGCTAGGGCTTGATTCTAATTTTGGAACCATAAGGACCCAAATACTAGTGATGAAGTCAATGACATCGCTTGGAGCAACCTATCACCTTGTGACAGATGTCGAACGACAAAGGGCTGTCTCAGGAATgaatgtgacaccccgttga